The stretch of DNA GAAACAACTACTACATATCAGTTTAATAATGTTGCTGTTTACAGCATGCACCAAAGAAGAATTTGGTCCACAATGCTTAAATTGTGATGAAACACCTATTACACAAACTTCTGCAACCGATGTGCTAATTATCAACGAAGGTACTTTTGGCTGGACCAACGCCTCCATTTCACTTTACAACAAGAATACCAACAACGTAAACCAAAATGTGTTTAAAAACGCTAATAACGGTTTAGGTTTAGGCGATGTTGCTCAATCGTTTATGCAAATTGGCAGCAAAGGATACATTGTGGTAAACAATTCCAACAAAGTTGAAGTGGTTAACATGAGCAACTTTACCTCTGTGGCAACCATTACAGGCTTTAATTCGCCACGCTACATGCTGCCAATAAACACCAACAAAGCTTATGTAAGCGATTTGTATTCCAACTCTATACAAGTAGTGAATTTGGCTAGCAATACCATTTCAAAAAGCATTTCTGTTTCGGGCTGGACTGAACAAATGGTATTGTTTAACGATACCGCATACGTGTGCGACATGACCAACAACAACATTTTAATCATCAACACCATTACAGATGTGTTAGTGGATAGCATTAAAGTGGGTAAATCGCCCAACAGCATCGTATTGGATAAAAACAATCAATTATGGGTAATGTGTAGCGGTGGTTTTAGTGTAGAAAACCCTAAACTCATTCAACTCAATCCTGCCAACAGAAGCATAACTCAAACCCTAACCTTTCCAAACATTGCCGATTCGCCAGGCTCGTTAACCTTAAACGCAACTAAAGACGTGTTGTATTTTCTGAACTCCAACGTTTATCAAATGAGCATTTCGAGCACCGCTTTACCTTCTTCGGCTTTAATTGCAAATAGCGGTAACATTTTTTACGGTTTGGGCGTAGACCCCAACAACAATGATGTATATGTGTCTGATGCCATTGATTATGTACAAAATGGAACCGTGTTTCGATATTCGTCATCAGGTAATTTAATTCATCAATTCACCGCAGGTGTTATCCCTGGCAATTTTTGGTTTATAGAGTGAGGCAGGAAGTTGGAAGTCAGAAGACCGAAGTTAGAAGAAAAAATTATGAACAATAGAATACCCATAGTAATGTCGTGGAGCGGCGGAAAAGATTCTTCTTTTGCCCTACACCACTTGTTGAACAGTAAAAAATATGAGGTTAAATATTTGCTCACCAACATTTTCAAACCCAATAAACGGGTTTCGATGCACGGTGTACCCGAGCATTTGGTTGTGGCACAAGCCAAAGCCATAGGTATTCCACTAAAAATTATGTACATCGAAGAAAAAACGCACGC from Flavobacteriales bacterium encodes:
- a CDS encoding DUF5074 domain-containing protein; amino-acid sequence: MKQLLHISLIMLLFTACTKEEFGPQCLNCDETPITQTSATDVLIINEGTFGWTNASISLYNKNTNNVNQNVFKNANNGLGLGDVAQSFMQIGSKGYIVVNNSNKVEVVNMSNFTSVATITGFNSPRYMLPINTNKAYVSDLYSNSIQVVNLASNTISKSISVSGWTEQMVLFNDTAYVCDMTNNNILIINTITDVLVDSIKVGKSPNSIVLDKNNQLWVMCSGGFSVENPKLIQLNPANRSITQTLTFPNIADSPGSLTLNATKDVLYFLNSNVYQMSISSTALPSSALIANSGNIFYGLGVDPNNNDVYVSDAIDYVQNGTVFRYSSSGNLIHQFTAGVIPGNFWFIE